A genomic segment from Bradyrhizobium sp. CB1015 encodes:
- a CDS encoding FAD-dependent oxidoreductase: MAPANTPHAKTKFGYRRHPDQDRPGSSPAEHPVVIVGAGPVGLSLAIDLAQRGQRVVLLDDADRIGEGSRAICFSKRSLEYWDRLGVGDRMVDKGVVWSVGRIFHGESQLYQFNLLPEDGHKRPAFINLQQYYAEAYLVDRINELPAIDLRWRNKVTALEQRNDAALLTIETPEGAYRLNAQYVIACDGARSSLRQMVGAEFAGQVFEDQFLIADVKMTAEFPTERWFWFDPPFHAGRSALLHRQPDDVWRIDLQLNRYADPVVEKMPENVRPRIARMLGHDKFEFEWISLYKFQCRRMDRFIHGRVIFAGDSAHQVSPFGARGANSGLEDAENLSWKLDRVLRGKSPASLLESYHLERSMAADENIRESTRSTDFMAPNSHQEARLRKAVLSLAKETEFGKRMVNGGRLSVPCSYDSPLSSPDADAWAGGPRPGCSMLDAPVAGRGYLTDAFRQGGTDFTLLSFSNGVALDAPVGVKTIRIGGEEGLGDRSGLVAKRYDAGPGAAYLLRPDGYVAARFRHPTREAIAAALSRAEGLN, from the coding sequence ATGGCGCCGGCCAATACCCCTCACGCCAAGACCAAGTTCGGCTACCGCCGTCACCCCGATCAGGACCGCCCCGGATCGAGCCCCGCGGAGCATCCGGTCGTGATCGTCGGTGCGGGCCCGGTCGGGTTATCGCTGGCGATCGATCTGGCCCAGCGCGGTCAGCGTGTCGTGCTGCTGGATGATGCCGACCGCATCGGCGAGGGCTCGCGCGCGATCTGCTTCTCGAAACGCTCGCTGGAATATTGGGACCGGCTCGGCGTCGGCGACCGCATGGTCGACAAGGGCGTGGTGTGGAGCGTCGGGCGGATCTTTCATGGCGAGTCGCAACTTTACCAGTTCAATCTCCTGCCGGAAGACGGCCACAAGCGGCCGGCCTTCATCAACCTCCAGCAATATTACGCCGAGGCCTATCTGGTCGATCGCATCAACGAGCTGCCCGCGATCGACCTGCGCTGGCGCAACAAGGTGACGGCGCTCGAGCAGCGTAACGATGCGGCCCTGCTGACGATCGAAACGCCGGAGGGCGCCTATCGCCTGAATGCGCAATATGTCATCGCCTGCGACGGTGCGCGCTCCTCGCTGCGGCAGATGGTCGGTGCGGAATTCGCCGGCCAGGTGTTCGAGGATCAGTTCCTGATCGCGGACGTCAAGATGACCGCGGAATTTCCGACCGAGCGCTGGTTCTGGTTCGATCCGCCGTTCCATGCCGGGCGTTCGGCGCTCTTGCACCGTCAGCCCGACGACGTCTGGCGCATCGACCTCCAGCTCAATCGCTACGCCGATCCAGTCGTCGAGAAGATGCCGGAAAACGTGCGGCCGCGGATCGCGCGCATGCTCGGCCACGACAAGTTCGAGTTCGAGTGGATCTCGCTCTACAAATTCCAGTGCCGGCGGATGGACCGCTTCATCCATGGCCGCGTGATCTTCGCCGGCGATTCCGCGCATCAGGTCTCGCCCTTCGGGGCGCGTGGCGCGAATTCGGGACTCGAAGACGCGGAGAACCTGTCCTGGAAGCTCGACCGCGTGCTGCGCGGCAAATCGCCTGCGAGCCTGCTGGAGAGCTACCATCTCGAGCGCAGCATGGCGGCCGACGAGAACATCCGCGAATCCACCCGCTCGACCGACTTCATGGCGCCGAACTCGCATCAGGAGGCGCGGCTGCGCAAGGCGGTGCTGTCGCTGGCCAAGGAGACCGAGTTCGGCAAGCGCATGGTCAATGGCGGCCGGCTCTCGGTGCCGTGCAGCTACGATTCGCCGCTGTCGTCGCCCGATGCCGATGCCTGGGCCGGTGGGCCTCGTCCGGGCTGTTCCATGCTCGATGCGCCCGTTGCCGGGCGGGGCTATCTGACGGATGCCTTCCGCCAGGGCGGAACGGATTTCACCTTGCTGTCGTTCAGCAACGGCGTGGCGCTCGACGCGCCCGTCGGCGTCAAGACTATCCGCATCGGCGGCGAGGAAGGACTGGGCGATCGCTCCGGCCTCGTCGCCAAACGCTACGACGCGGGGCCGGGCGCAGCCTATCTGCTCAGGCCCGATGGCTACGTTGCGGCGCGCTTCCGCCATCCGACGCGCGAGGCAATCGCGGCGGCATTGTCCAGGGCCGAAGGGCTGAATTGA
- a CDS encoding MarR family winged helix-turn-helix transcriptional regulator: MARTSSDIALKARAADEASARPKPRLDLFKFVPFRLNRLAAEVSSALSVEYQERHGLDIPAWRVIATLGFRVDACSAQYIAQCTRTHKSTISRAVTMLLNEGLIERVENEADRREFRLQLTKKGRALYEELFPQLLRREDEILACLSAQERKQLSALLGKIEQSLDLIQTSEEADAKQAY, from the coding sequence TTGGCGAGAACATCCAGCGACATCGCGCTCAAAGCGCGCGCGGCCGACGAGGCTTCAGCGCGGCCCAAGCCGCGTCTCGATCTGTTCAAGTTCGTGCCGTTCCGCCTCAACCGGCTCGCAGCTGAAGTCAGTTCCGCGCTGTCGGTCGAATATCAGGAGCGCCACGGCCTCGACATTCCGGCCTGGCGCGTCATCGCCACGCTCGGCTTCCGCGTTGATGCCTGCAGCGCGCAGTATATCGCGCAGTGCACCCGCACGCATAAATCCACCATCAGCCGCGCGGTGACGATGCTGCTCAACGAGGGCCTGATCGAGCGGGTCGAGAACGAAGCCGACCGCCGCGAATTCCGGCTGCAGCTGACGAAAAAGGGCCGCGCGCTCTATGAAGAGCTGTTCCCGCAATTGCTGCGGCGAGAGGACGAGATCCTCGCCTGCCTCTCCGCGCAGGAGCGCAAGCAGCTCTCGGCCCTGCTCGGCAAGATCGAGCAGAGCCTCGATCTGATCCAGACCAGCGAAGAGGCCGACGCCAAGCAGGCGTATTAG
- a CDS encoding efflux RND transporter periplasmic adaptor subunit → MNLTEYLKPAGTVVFVVALGIGYYLFEHRKRPEPKETQSEALVIVTKSTNACFSDLVRVTGFFVPRREAVVVADQEGSRVTDLLVTEGTIVADNQELARLTAPPQIPGQPQRPGPQGPISLKAPAPGLVTEVRTIVGAPASPQAGPMFRIAVNNEIELDAQVPAVHMSKLTSGATVRISRDDAPDLIGRVRLVAPEIDRTTQLGRVRISVTNNPSLKVGVFARASIDAKRSCGVSIPKTAIDHLTVQVVKGNIVETRKVRVGLSSDSATEILEGLEVGEIVVADAGSSLHDGDQIKTMFADELDRTRVR, encoded by the coding sequence ATGAATTTGACTGAATATCTCAAGCCGGCCGGAACCGTGGTGTTCGTCGTCGCACTCGGCATCGGCTATTATCTGTTCGAGCATCGCAAGCGTCCGGAGCCGAAGGAGACGCAAAGCGAGGCGCTCGTCATCGTGACGAAGTCGACCAATGCCTGCTTCTCCGATCTGGTGCGGGTGACCGGCTTCTTCGTGCCGCGCCGCGAAGCGGTGGTCGTGGCCGACCAGGAAGGCTCCAGGGTCACCGACCTTCTGGTCACCGAGGGTACGATCGTCGCCGACAACCAGGAGCTGGCGCGCCTCACTGCGCCGCCGCAGATTCCGGGCCAGCCGCAGCGGCCCGGCCCGCAAGGCCCGATCTCCCTGAAGGCCCCTGCGCCGGGCCTCGTCACCGAGGTCCGCACCATCGTCGGCGCGCCGGCCTCGCCGCAGGCCGGTCCGATGTTCCGGATCGCCGTCAACAATGAGATCGAGCTCGATGCCCAGGTCCCGGCGGTGCACATGTCCAAGCTCACCTCCGGCGCCACCGTGCGCATCAGCCGCGACGATGCGCCCGATCTGATCGGGCGGGTCCGGCTGGTTGCCCCCGAGATCGACCGCACCACGCAGCTCGGGCGGGTCCGCATCAGCGTCACCAACAACCCCTCGCTCAAGGTCGGCGTGTTCGCTCGCGCCTCGATCGACGCCAAGCGAAGCTGCGGCGTCTCGATCCCCAAGACCGCCATCGATCACCTCACGGTGCAGGTCGTCAAAGGCAACATCGTCGAGACACGCAAGGTGCGGGTCGGATTGTCCTCCGACAGCGCGACGGAAATCCTGGAAGGGCTCGAGGTCGGCGAAATCGTCGTGGCCGACGCCGGCTCTTCGCTCCATGACGGCGACCAGATCAAGACCATGTTCGCCGATGAACTCGATCGCACGCGGGTACGCTGA
- a CDS encoding DUF2783 domain-containing protein, translating to MPLSTSSNFARPDDAFRAIVEAHRGLTEEQSADFDAALVLILANHIGDIDVLREAIGLAKRRMIDGQQQQQQQQ from the coding sequence ATGCCGCTCTCCACCAGCTCGAACTTCGCACGTCCCGACGATGCGTTCCGCGCCATCGTCGAGGCGCATCGCGGACTGACCGAGGAGCAGAGCGCCGATTTCGACGCGGCGCTGGTGCTGATCCTCGCCAACCATATCGGCGACATCGACGTGCTACGCGAGGCGATCGGACTCGCCAAGCGCCGCATGATCGACGGTCAGCAGCAACAACAGCAACAACAATAA
- a CDS encoding methyltransferase domain-containing protein — protein sequence MLLLVFAATRAYAADIGYLAPPGVAANEFPSPQRPVARIVSPRRSAEEHRDALNEAGQIARALELKPGMTVGDIGAGDGYHTIRLSHLVGSAGSVVAQDVMRDYLVELARRTKLLKLTNVQFALGEPHDPRLPASSLDAAILVHMYHEIAQPYAFLYNLAPALKQGARVGIVDLELPTSKHGTPIDLLRCELTAVDYREIATYKLAGDGGYLAIFSPPEPAARKSPHDIVACGDPAGAR from the coding sequence ATGCTACTTTTGGTGTTTGCCGCAACTCGCGCATACGCCGCTGACATAGGTTATCTGGCTCCCCCTGGAGTCGCTGCGAACGAGTTTCCCTCACCGCAGCGTCCTGTCGCACGGATCGTCAGCCCACGCCGCTCCGCCGAAGAGCACCGCGACGCCCTCAATGAGGCCGGTCAAATCGCACGCGCTCTTGAACTGAAACCAGGGATGACAGTCGGCGACATTGGAGCAGGCGATGGCTACCACACGATCAGGCTCTCGCACCTCGTCGGATCCGCCGGATCTGTCGTTGCCCAGGACGTCATGCGGGATTACCTCGTCGAACTCGCCAGGCGAACAAAACTTCTGAAGTTGACGAACGTGCAATTCGCGCTCGGCGAACCACACGACCCGCGTCTGCCCGCTTCCTCGCTGGACGCCGCAATCCTTGTGCATATGTATCACGAGATAGCCCAACCGTATGCCTTCCTCTACAATCTTGCGCCCGCCTTGAAGCAAGGTGCGCGGGTCGGAATTGTCGATCTTGAGCTTCCGACGTCGAAGCATGGCACGCCAATTGATCTCTTGCGCTGCGAGTTGACCGCCGTCGACTATCGCGAGATCGCCACATATAAGCTCGCAGGGGACGGAGGATACCTGGCGATATTCTCTCCGCCGGAGCCAGCGGCTCGAAAATCTCCCCACGATATCGTTGCTTGCGGGGATCCTGCCGGTGCTCGTTGA
- a CDS encoding N-acyl homoserine lactonase family protein yields MGNVYEIYALRYATMSPRTPHMNFLVPDPHDSAAQDLDYFVWLIRGHGRDILVDTGFNAEEASARARKLTLNPVDALERFGVAASAVRDVIVTHLHYDHAGNLDRFPNARFHLQEREMAYAIGRCMCNGLLRHPFSVEHVTQMVRHVYGERVTFYSGDGEVAPGVTVHRVGGHSDGLQVVKVETARGPVVLASDAAHYYANLQRRSPFPIVYNVGDMAQGWETIERLAGHPDRYIPGHDPIVTEIYPRASDEVDAWALHLPPTRSFAT; encoded by the coding sequence ATGGGAAACGTCTACGAGATCTACGCCCTGCGCTATGCGACGATGTCGCCGCGCACGCCCCACATGAACTTCCTCGTGCCCGACCCGCATGACAGCGCGGCGCAGGACCTCGATTATTTCGTCTGGCTGATTCGGGGCCACGGCCGCGACATTCTGGTCGACACCGGCTTCAACGCCGAGGAGGCGAGCGCGCGGGCGCGCAAGCTCACGCTCAATCCGGTCGATGCGCTGGAGCGTTTCGGCGTCGCGGCGTCAGCCGTTCGTGACGTCATCGTGACGCATCTGCACTACGACCACGCCGGCAATCTCGACCGCTTTCCCAATGCACGCTTTCATCTCCAGGAGCGCGAGATGGCCTACGCGATCGGGCGCTGCATGTGCAACGGCCTGCTGCGCCACCCGTTCTCGGTCGAGCATGTCACGCAGATGGTGCGCCACGTCTACGGCGAGCGCGTCACCTTCTATTCCGGCGATGGCGAGGTCGCTCCCGGCGTGACCGTGCACCGCGTCGGCGGCCATTCCGACGGCTTGCAGGTGGTGAAGGTCGAAACCGCGCGCGGCCCCGTGGTGCTGGCCTCCGATGCCGCGCACTACTACGCCAATCTGCAGCGCAGGAGCCCGTTCCCGATCGTCTACAATGTCGGCGACATGGCGCAAGGCTGGGAAACGATCGAGCGCCTCGCCGGCCATCCCGATCGCTACATTCCCGGCCATGATCCGATCGTCACGGAGATCTATCCGCGCGCCAGCGATGAGGTCGACGCCTGGGCGCTGCACCTGCCGCCGACGCGATCGTTTGCGACGTGA
- a CDS encoding caspase family protein — protein sequence MKIRFFVLLSLLISLVPTAPSLAAGDRFALVIGNAKYPDADAPLKEPINDARAVADELKRDGFSVELGENLTGDGMRRAFDKLYGKIKPGSVALVFFSGFGIQSARQSYLLPVDAQIWTESDVRRDGFSLETVLGELNTRGAGVKIALIDASRRNPFERRFRSFSAGLTPVIAPNGTLVMYSAALASVVSDAGGDRSLFVQELLKEIRVPDLMAEETLNRTKMGVTRASRGEQVPWISSSLAEDFSFIPGAGGSRPATPPPAPPAPPAAPAVVANNPPPAPPAPPPKPADSAAAPAPAAPAPAAPVAVPAPAPAPAPAPTPRPQIEAALPPPPPPAKPVDPAPAPSTDGGPSAAALADDPTIKSLTAKIAANPDDVNALYRRGQVYASKGAYSLAIKDFDDTLRINSKDVEALNNRCWTRTVVGDLQGALKDCNEALRLRPNFVDALDSRGLVNLKSGAVKNAIADFDAALRINPRLTSSLYGRGLAKQRNGSAQEGALDIANAKAMDPNIVQEFASYGVR from the coding sequence ATGAAAATTCGCTTCTTTGTTCTCCTGTCCTTGCTCATCTCGCTCGTCCCGACTGCCCCCTCGCTTGCGGCCGGTGACCGTTTCGCGCTTGTCATCGGCAATGCCAAATATCCGGATGCGGATGCCCCGCTGAAGGAACCGATCAACGATGCGCGCGCCGTCGCCGACGAGCTCAAGCGCGACGGCTTTTCGGTCGAGCTCGGCGAGAACCTGACCGGCGACGGCATGCGCCGCGCCTTCGACAAGCTCTACGGCAAGATCAAGCCGGGCTCGGTGGCGCTGGTGTTCTTCTCGGGTTTCGGCATCCAGTCCGCGCGCCAGAGCTACCTGCTGCCGGTGGATGCGCAGATCTGGACCGAGTCCGACGTGCGCCGCGATGGCTTCAGCCTCGAGACCGTCCTCGGCGAGCTCAACACCCGCGGCGCCGGCGTCAAGATCGCGCTGATCGACGCATCCAGGCGCAACCCGTTCGAGCGCCGGTTCCGCAGCTTCTCGGCCGGCCTGACCCCGGTGATCGCACCGAACGGCACGCTGGTGATGTACTCGGCGGCGCTGGCCTCGGTGGTCTCGGACGCCGGCGGCGACCGCAGCCTGTTCGTCCAGGAGCTGCTGAAGGAAATCCGCGTCCCCGACCTGATGGCCGAGGAGACGCTGAACCGCACCAAGATGGGCGTCACCCGCGCCTCGCGCGGCGAGCAGGTGCCGTGGATTTCCTCGTCATTGGCCGAAGATTTCTCGTTCATTCCGGGCGCCGGCGGATCGCGTCCGGCAACGCCGCCGCCCGCGCCTCCCGCGCCTCCCGCCGCGCCGGCCGTCGTCGCCAACAACCCGCCGCCCGCCCCTCCCGCGCCGCCGCCGAAACCGGCCGACAGCGCTGCGGCCCCTGCTCCTGCGGCTCCGGCACCTGCGGCTCCAGTTGCGGTGCCCGCACCGGCGCCGGCGCCCGCGCCTGCTCCCACGCCGAGGCCGCAGATCGAGGCCGCCCTGCCCCCGCCGCCACCGCCGGCGAAGCCGGTTGATCCCGCTCCCGCGCCGAGCACGGACGGCGGGCCGAGCGCTGCCGCCCTCGCCGACGATCCCACGATCAAGAGCCTGACCGCCAAGATCGCCGCCAACCCGGACGACGTGAACGCGCTGTACCGGCGCGGCCAGGTCTATGCCAGCAAGGGTGCCTACAGCCTCGCCATCAAGGATTTCGACGACACCCTCCGGATCAATTCGAAGGACGTCGAAGCCCTCAACAACCGTTGCTGGACCCGCACCGTGGTCGGCGACCTCCAGGGTGCGCTGAAGGATTGCAACGAGGCGCTGCGGCTGCGGCCGAACTTCGTCGATGCACTGGACAGCCGCGGCCTGGTCAATCTCAAGTCGGGCGCGGTGAAGAATGCGATCGCCGATTTCGACGCCGCCCTGAGGATCAACCCGCGCCTGACCTCCTCACTCTATGGACGGGGCCTTGCCAAGCAACGAAACGGCTCGGCCCAGGAAGGGGCGCTGGACATCGCCAATGCCAAGGCGATGGACCCGAACATCGTTCAGGAATTCGCAAGCTACGGAGTACGCTAG
- a CDS encoding OmpA family protein, protein MRSAAKGLTAILSIITVGVALSLPTSTAYAGDDGNSKNVTEDEIVRALAPAPKKPLTRGLSIGPQTESAPNAAETKLLQSVRGRSTRSLSSTEREEIASVAKDKPNIDLEITFDYNSANISAKSMPSVQALGRALTSPDLKGSTFVVAGHTDAAGGEAYNQDLSERRADAIKRYLVEKYSISATDLVTVGYGKSKLKDANQPLAEVNRRVQVVNMENKTTASK, encoded by the coding sequence ATGAGATCGGCTGCAAAAGGGCTTACCGCGATTCTGTCCATCATCACCGTCGGCGTCGCGCTGTCGCTGCCGACCTCGACCGCATACGCGGGCGATGACGGCAACAGCAAGAACGTCACCGAGGACGAGATCGTCCGCGCGCTGGCGCCGGCGCCGAAGAAGCCCCTGACCCGCGGCCTCTCGATCGGTCCGCAGACCGAATCCGCGCCGAACGCCGCGGAGACCAAGCTGCTGCAATCGGTGCGCGGCCGCTCGACGCGCTCGCTGTCGTCGACCGAGCGCGAGGAAATCGCCTCCGTTGCCAAGGACAAGCCGAACATCGATCTCGAGATCACCTTCGACTACAACTCCGCCAATATCAGCGCCAAGTCGATGCCCTCAGTGCAGGCGCTCGGCCGCGCGTTGACCAGTCCCGACCTGAAGGGCTCGACCTTCGTGGTCGCCGGCCACACCGACGCCGCCGGCGGCGAAGCCTACAACCAGGACCTCTCGGAGCGTCGCGCGGATGCGATCAAGCGCTATCTGGTCGAGAAGTACAGCATCTCCGCGACCGATCTCGTCACCGTCGGCTACGGCAAGAGCAAGCTCAAGGACGCGAACCAGCCGCTGGCGGAGGTCAACCGCCGCGTGCAGGTCGTCAACATGGAAAACAAGACCACCGCATCGAAGTGA
- a CDS encoding efflux RND transporter permease subunit, protein MALNISAWSIRHPLPSVVFSIILLVLGWVSFTKLAITRLPSADIPVISVAVSQFGAAPAELESQVTKTVEDAVSGVEGVRHITSSITDGLSVTTIQFALETNTDRALNDVKDAVTRVRSNLPQNVTEPLIQRVDVIGLPIVTYAAISPGKTPEQLSYFVDDVVKRALQGVRGVAQVERIGGVEREILVSLDPDRLQAMGLTAVNVSQSLRGTNVDVAGGRAEIGKNDQAIRTLAGAKTLGDLAGTMIPLFGGGEVRLDDLGTVTDTIADRRTFARFNGEPVVALGIKRSKGASDVKVAEAVQKRIDALKAAYPEVDLKLIDTSVEYTKGNYHAAISTLFEGAILAVIIVLLFLRDLRATIIAAISLPLSIFPAFWAMDLLGFSLNLVSFLAITLSTGILVDDAIVEIENIVRHMNMGKSPYRAALEAADEIGLAVIAISLTIIAIFAPASFMSGIAGQFFKQFGITVSVQVFFSLLAARFVTPVLAAYFLKHSTHEEPPPGRILRSYHRIVAWSVRHYFITVLIGLGIFAASIWSITLLPQGFLPAQDSARSLLALELPPGTQLAYTEKVTEDIVARLRKRPEVKSIFVDGGRVPPGTQEVRRAALIINYTPKDSRDITQRELEFSISQELENVPDIRFWFLDENGLRAISLVVTGVDPNIVNNVASELATQMKRIPTISNVISETSLERPELRIEPRADLAARLGVSTESLSQTIRVATIGDVGPALAKFDVGDRLVPIRVQLEDAARGNLKTLEQLRVPLGEHGEKGGVPLSVIADVKLDQGPTSIGRYDRERQATVAADLVGSAALGDATKKIYDLPVMKTLPKGVKVSPSGDAESLNELSEGFATAITAGLMMVYAVLVLLFGTFLQPITILFSLPLSIGGAIAALLVTGKQLTTPVWIGILMLMGIVTKNAIMLVEFAIESIHAGKPREEAMIDAGMKRARPIVMTTIAMAAGMMPSALAVGAGGEFRSPMALAVIGGLIFSTLLSLVFVPAMFMVMDDFGALIWRFAKRLIVHSEDAETDGHHEAAPTQAGPAPKSLVHPAAE, encoded by the coding sequence ATGGCTCTCAATATCTCGGCATGGTCGATCCGTCATCCGCTGCCGTCGGTCGTCTTCTCGATCATCCTGCTGGTGCTGGGCTGGGTGTCCTTCACCAAGCTCGCGATCACACGGCTGCCCTCGGCCGACATTCCCGTGATCTCGGTCGCGGTGTCGCAGTTCGGCGCAGCGCCGGCCGAGCTCGAATCCCAGGTCACCAAGACGGTTGAAGACGCGGTCTCCGGCGTCGAGGGCGTCAGGCACATCACCTCTTCGATCACCGACGGCCTGTCGGTCACCACGATCCAGTTCGCGCTCGAGACCAACACCGACCGGGCGCTCAACGACGTCAAGGACGCGGTGACGCGCGTGCGCTCCAACCTGCCGCAGAACGTCACCGAGCCGCTGATCCAGCGCGTCGACGTCATCGGCCTGCCGATCGTGACCTATGCCGCGATCTCGCCCGGCAAGACGCCGGAGCAGCTCTCCTATTTCGTCGACGACGTGGTCAAGCGCGCGCTGCAGGGCGTGCGCGGCGTCGCCCAGGTCGAGCGCATCGGCGGCGTCGAGCGCGAGATCCTGGTCTCGCTCGATCCCGATCGCCTGCAGGCGATGGGCCTAACCGCCGTCAATGTCAGCCAGAGCCTGCGCGGCACCAATGTCGACGTCGCCGGCGGCCGCGCCGAGATCGGCAAGAACGACCAGGCGATCCGCACGCTCGCCGGCGCCAAGACGCTGGGCGATCTCGCCGGCACCATGATCCCGCTGTTCGGCGGCGGCGAGGTCCGGCTCGACGATCTCGGCACCGTCACCGACACCATCGCCGACCGCCGCACCTTCGCCCGCTTCAACGGCGAGCCGGTGGTCGCGCTCGGCATCAAGCGCTCCAAGGGCGCCAGCGACGTGAAGGTGGCCGAGGCCGTGCAGAAGCGCATCGACGCGCTGAAAGCCGCCTATCCCGAGGTCGACCTGAAGCTGATCGACACCTCGGTGGAATACACCAAGGGCAATTACCACGCGGCGATCTCGACCTTGTTCGAAGGCGCGATTCTCGCCGTCATCATCGTGCTGCTGTTCCTGCGCGACCTGCGCGCCACCATCATCGCCGCGATCTCGCTGCCGCTGTCGATCTTCCCGGCGTTCTGGGCGATGGACCTGCTCGGCTTCTCGCTGAACCTCGTCAGCTTCCTCGCCATCACGCTCTCGACGGGCATTCTCGTCGACGACGCCATCGTCGAGATCGAGAACATCGTCCGGCACATGAACATGGGCAAGTCGCCCTACCGGGCTGCGCTCGAGGCCGCCGACGAGATCGGCCTCGCGGTCATCGCGATCTCGCTGACCATCATCGCGATCTTCGCGCCCGCGAGCTTCATGTCGGGCATTGCCGGACAGTTCTTCAAGCAGTTCGGCATCACCGTCTCGGTGCAGGTGTTCTTCTCGCTGCTCGCCGCGCGCTTCGTCACGCCGGTGCTGGCCGCCTATTTCCTCAAGCACAGTACGCATGAGGAGCCGCCGCCCGGCCGCATCCTGCGGTCCTATCATCGGATCGTGGCCTGGTCGGTGCGGCATTATTTCATCACCGTGCTGATCGGCCTCGGCATCTTCGCGGCCTCGATCTGGAGCATCACGCTGCTGCCGCAGGGCTTCCTGCCGGCCCAGGACAGCGCGCGATCCCTGCTTGCGCTCGAGCTGCCGCCGGGCACCCAGCTCGCCTACACCGAGAAGGTCACCGAGGACATCGTCGCGCGCCTGCGCAAGCGGCCCGAGGTCAAGAGCATCTTCGTCGACGGCGGGCGCGTCCCGCCGGGCACCCAGGAAGTGCGGCGCGCCGCCCTGATCATCAACTACACGCCCAAGGACAGCCGCGACATCACCCAGCGCGAGCTCGAATTCTCGATCAGCCAGGAGCTGGAGAACGTTCCCGATATCCGCTTCTGGTTCCTGGACGAGAACGGCCTGCGCGCGATCTCGCTGGTGGTGACCGGCGTCGACCCCAACATCGTCAACAACGTCGCGAGCGAGCTTGCGACGCAGATGAAGCGCATTCCCACCATCTCCAACGTCATCTCGGAAACCTCGCTGGAGCGCCCCGAGCTGCGCATCGAGCCGCGCGCGGATCTCGCCGCACGGCTCGGCGTCTCCACCGAAAGCCTGTCGCAGACCATCCGCGTCGCCACCATCGGCGACGTCGGACCGGCGCTCGCAAAGTTCGACGTCGGCGACCGCCTGGTGCCGATCCGCGTGCAGCTCGAGGATGCCGCCCGCGGCAATCTGAAGACGCTGGAGCAGCTCCGCGTGCCGCTCGGCGAGCACGGCGAGAAGGGGGGCGTGCCGCTCTCGGTCATCGCGGACGTCAAGCTCGACCAGGGTCCGACCAGCATCGGCCGCTACGATCGTGAACGGCAGGCGACCGTTGCCGCCGACCTCGTCGGCTCCGCCGCGCTCGGCGACGCCACCAAGAAGATCTACGACCTGCCGGTCATGAAGACCCTGCCGAAGGGCGTGAAGGTCTCGCCCTCGGGCGATGCCGAGAGCCTGAACGAATTGTCGGAAGGTTTTGCGACCGCCATCACGGCGGGGCTGATGATGGTGTACGCGGTGCTGGTGCTGCTGTTCGGCACCTTCCTGCAGCCGATCACCATCCTGTTCTCGCTGCCGCTCTCGATCGGCGGCGCGATCGCGGCCCTGCTCGTCACCGGCAAGCAGCTCACCACGCCGGTGTGGATCGGCATCCTGATGCTGATGGGCATCGTCACCAAGAACGCGATCATGCTGGTCGAATTCGCCATCGAATCGATCCACGCCGGCAAGCCGCGCGAAGAGGCCATGATCGACGCCGGCATGAAGCGCGCCCGCCCGATCGTGATGACCACGATCGCGATGGCCGCGGGCATGATGCCGA